The following coding sequences lie in one Scatophagus argus isolate fScaArg1 chromosome 9, fScaArg1.pri, whole genome shotgun sequence genomic window:
- the LOC124064756 gene encoding G patch domain-containing protein 8-like: protein MDQRDHSPEDKPESLNHTQGPPTTQPTATPVSQLPEDPYQSPSQTPLANAPAESPLITHPASNTSPPAVNPESCLGLYPQLPLPGQGRVGGRLGVSFCFSRRGPRLEPSASVFSDLEEEEREKREQVKERIKEIMEDIDREIGEVEERKHSESEKLKSRSDSVGPSDIELIPREAAGGEDKIEKRDKVKEHSPVSTAAPDNQNHCTLFLPSQNQVTIWGKALAVAHVDANHTDSETERKKEIEEVKEESQHMCVLGKDGSTCLRWPVSLLKFTKSQPYICYSCKPLCLNLQQTEKLTEDLQESPQNQLCALSGESNLRVPAILIPDTHTCLQRQTKQEVRAHRQEKAEENFKAQQHIDVETEEHLFLKNKNLSSSETKAERKRCTVNMKNCVRAASHPFDPARSDSYDTNSQNPLGSRLGGARGIGERAITTLSCKSESVIQPGTQGMCISPSRCEYASAPQPDVGVSEVSRKKRRASTKKHKLGKRKRGEKEKASNKHQSARRKVRSVVSTVSTGSERRAEAGGSWGKERRQGEMGEMRMKRRRRVQRAGSSCLLGRCEAEPVSVSVRKRRPHRSHSTESQSQADREQAEHCSASSQLTRHTADRDTKGEGRRDRDAVTFPWRSHFSLHSLSPGCNSKLFWERGHHSNPRSFIDCCYPDNSCGCSPARKRKLLHRDRKFIHRKRKSLRHSEVWEEAGRNRKMGGRSGCRDRGLISDTEQWEWMRGSCPGGWRSRNRAVEWDQVARFSPSPSSWGRRSRHLSTEDVDWDRCSVDRWTWGSSDSWEDRRTHRSMSGSRTGADNRDSPGCVWKCAGPRQPSSKHFSSPEWWTSRQTYSPQSVSNTRASRCHSPRSCSPCSSTSMSELSWEWSRSSTCSGVTVDGLTDNSCRTSSGAPSEVPQETKKQSNPTSTPSGFNSSSFSHSSPHRSTFAPTVPGLNTQHCDTSPPQLKKPNSQCNAGLGPSAPVLTSRSGATPGLSPSKSVSQKSARTLLFPLIGKLPAIQKKARRKKGLLEKSQEKEGEDEEEAKGSGVDPGAFVSSQKCPRDMAESNPSSTPNICPSQIRTDDKQTGGETTPPISFTAEEMDKYRLLQEQAREHMQKVLEQMQEGADTHIETSYTHTAQADACGTLEEQYTLAHLHDPSQPQTQSVHTDTMQTQAQRTLEVSVPLPHVTSRENFTQPVALGVPSLPPLPPSPPLSSLHHIILQHTAFSMPSSSSSSSTPSPSPAIHPHPVQIPHPLPPLHPSLPHHLHLSPFSISSLFPSILLSHHPIPLLPQSPAFHATSLAPLSPVALPPLNPQPFMDRAWPVRFQQKAL, encoded by the coding sequence ATGGACCAAAGAGACCACAGCCCTGAGGACAAACCCGAATCTCTCAACCACACCCAGGGACCTCCCACTACACAACCCACAGCAACTCCTGTCAGCCAGCTGCCAGAAGATCCATACCAATCTCCTTCCCAGACACCGCTGGCCAATGCTCCAGCAGAGTCCCCACTAATCACACATCCGGCATCCAATACAAGCCCTCCTGCAGTGAACCCAGAGTCTTGCCTTGGCTTGTATCCCCAGCTTCCTCTCCCTGGACAGGGGAGAGTGGGAGGCAGGCTTGGAGtgtctttctgcttctctcGTAGGGGGCCCAGGCTTGAGCCCTCTGCGTCTGTCTTCTCAGacctggaagaggaggagagagagaagagggaacaagtgaaagaaaggaTAAAGGAAATAATGGAAGATATTGACAGGGAAATTGGGGAagtagaggagaggaaacacagtGAGAGTGAAAAGCTTAAGTCCAGGTCTGACAGCGTCGGACCAAGTGACATCGAGCTAATCCCCAGAGAGGCTGCCGGAGGAGAGgacaaaattgaaaaaagagacaaagtgaaagaacaCTCTCCTGTTTCCACAGCAGCACCTGATAATCAGAACCATTGCACACTATTCTTGCCATCACAGAACCAGGTGACCATATGGGGCAAAGCGCTAGCAGTGGCACATGTGGACGCCAATCATACAGATAgcgagacagaaagaaagaaagaaatagaggaggtgaaggaggagagtcagcatatgtgtgtgctggGGAAAGATGGCTCTACATGCCTGAGATGGCCTGTCAGTTTGCTCAAGTTTACCAAGTCTCAGCCATACATCTGCTACAGCTGCAAACCACTCTGCCTGAACctccaacaaacagaaaaactcacAGAGGACTTGCAGGAGTCACCACAAAATCAGTTGTGTGCTCTCTCAGGTGAATCAAATCTACGTGTGCCAGCTATTCTTATACCAGACACTCATACCTGtttacaaagacagacaaaacaagaagtgagagcacacagacaagaaaaagCTGAGGAGAATTTCAAGGCACAGCAACATATTGATGTAGAGACAGAGGAACACCTGttcctaaaaaacaaaaacctttcatcatcagaaacaaaagcagaaagaaaaagatgcacagtaaatatgaagaatTGTGTGAGGGCAGCCTCCCATCCATTTGACCCCGCTCGAAGTGACAGCTATGATACAAACTCCCAGAATCCTCTGGGAAGCAGATTAGGGGGTGCGAGAGGGATCGGGGAGAGAGCCATCACAACACTGAGCTGTAAATCAGAGTCTGTCATCCAGCCTGGCACACAGGGGATGTGCATCAGCCCATCCAGGTGTGAGTATGCCAGTGCTCCACAGCCGGACGTGGGTGTCTCAGAAGTGTCACGCAAAAAGAGAAGAGCcagcacaaagaaacacaagctgggaaagaggaagaggggagagaaggaaaaagctTCAAACAAGCACCAATCAGCAAGGCGTAAAGTGAGGAGTGTTGTCTCTACAGTCTCTACTGGCAGCGAGAGGAGAGCAGAAGCTGGAGGGAGCtgggggaaggagaggagacaaggggAGATGGGGGAGATGAGgatgaaaaggaggaggagggtgcaGAGAGCAGGGAGCAGCTGTCTCCTGGGGAGATGTGAGGCTGAGCCagtatctgtctctgtcaggaAGAGGAGGCCTCACAGGAGCCACAGCACTGAATCCCAgtcacaggcagacagagagcaggcagAACACTGCAGTGCCTCCTCCCAGCTCaccagacacacagcagacagagataCCAAGGGGGAGGGAAGGCGAGACAGAGATGCAGTGACTTTTCCCTGGCGGTCTCACTTCTCCTTACACTCCCTCTCACCAGGATGTAACTCAAAGCTGTTTTGGGAAAGGGGTCACCATAGCAACCCCAGGAGTTTCATTGACTGCTGTTACCCTGACAACAGCTGTGGTTGCAGCCCGGCGAGAAAGAGAAAACTCCTCCACAGGGACAGGAAATTCATTCATCGTAAGAGGAAGAGTTTGAGGCATAGTGAAGTCtgggaggaggcagggaggaacAGGAAAATGGGAGGGCGTTCAGGTTGCAGAGACAGGGGACTGATTTCAGATACAGAACAGTGGGAGTGGATGAGAGGGAGCTGTCCCGGAGGGTGGAGATCGAGGAACAGAGCAGTGGAGTGGGATCAGGTGGCGAGGTTTAGCCCCAGTCCGAGCAGCTGGGGCAGGAGAAGCAGACATCTTAGCACAGAAGATGTGGACTGGGACAGGTGCAGTGTGGACAGATGGACATGGGGCAGCAGCGACAGCTGGGAAGACAGGAGGACCCACAGATCAATGTCAGGCTCCAGGACAGGGGCAGACAACAGAGACAGCCCAGgttgtgtgtggaagtgtgCAGGCCCCAGACAGCCAAGCTCAAAACACTTCTCCAGCCCGGAGTGGTGGACAAGTAGGCAGACATACAGCCCCCAGAGTGTGAGCAACACACGGGCCAGCAGATGCCACAGCCCACGCTCCTGCAGcccctgcagcagcaccagcatGTCTGAGCTAAGCTGGGAGTGGAGCAGGAGCAGTACATGCTCAGGAGTCACAGTGGATGGATTGACAGATAACTCCTGCAGGACATCCTCAGGAGCCCCATCTGAGGTTCCTCAGGAGACAAAGAAGCAGAGCAACCCCACATCCACTCCATCTGGCTTTAACTCTAGCTCATTCTCTCATTCCTCGCCCCACAGATCCACTTTTGCTCCCACAGTCCCAGGTCTAAACACACAACATTGTGATACAAGTCCTCCTCAGCTGAAGAAACCCAATTCACAGTGCAATGCGGGTCTTGGGCCCTCTGCCCCCGTCCTAACAAGCAGGTCAGGAGCAACTCCAGGACTATCCCCCAGTAAATCTGTGTCACAGAAATCAGCCAGAACATTGCTCTTCCCTCTCATAGGGAAACTACCTGCAATCCAGAAGAAAGCTAGGAGGAAAAAAGGGCTGCTGGAGAAGAgtcaggagaaggagggagaggatgaagaggaagctAAGGGCAGTGGAGTGGATCCTGGTGCATTTGTCAGCAGTCAAAAATGTCCTCGGGATATGGCTGAGTCAAATCCAAGCAGCACGCCAAATATCTGCCCATCACAGATTAGAACTGatgacaaacagacaggtggagagacAACTCCACCAATCAGCTTTACTGCTGAAGAGATGGACAAATACCGCCTTCTCCAAGAGCAGGCGAGAGAGCACATGCAGAAGGTCCTCGAACAGATGCAAGAgggtgcagacacacacatagagacaagctacacacacacagcacaggcaGACGCTTGTGGAACTTTGGAGGAACAATACACACTTGCACATTTGCACGATCCTTCACAGCCTCAAACCCAGTCAGTTCACACAGACACgatgcaaacacaagcacagcGCACCCTTGAGGTCAGTGTCCCACTTCCACATGTGACCTCACGAGAGAATTTTACTCAACCTGTGGCTCTGGGAGTCCCCAGTCTCCCTCCGCTTCCAccatctccccctctctccaGCCTCCATCATAtcattttacaacacacagCCTTCTCCATGccctcatcttcctcatcctcttccaccCCGTCGCCCTCTCCTGCCATCCACCCGCACCCAGTGCAGATCCCTCACCCTCTGCCCcctctccacccctccctcccccatcacctccatctctctcccttttccatATCCTCTCTGTTTCCATCTATCCTGCTGTCTCATCATCCCATTCCACTCCTCCCCCAGTCCCCCGCTTTTCACGCGACTTCACTTGCTCCGCTCTCCCCAGTAGCATTGCCACCCTTGAACCCTCAGCCTTTTATGGACAGAGCATGGCCGGTGAGGTTTCAACAGAAGGCGTTGTGA